The Helicobacter sp. MIT 21-1697 genome segment CATCACTTACTTGCCACGCTCAAAATATTGTCCATCAACGCGCTATTTATGATATTGTGCGCAAAATGCGTGCTTCTATCCTCGTGCTTGGACCTCTTCTTTCGCGTTTTGGTTATTGTGAAGTAAGTTTGCCCGGTGGGTGTGCTATTGGTGCGCGTCCTGTGGATTTGCATATTAAAGCAATGGAAAAAATGGGTGCAAATATTCAAATTAAAGGTGGATATATCATTGCAGAGGCTAAAGGCGGACTTAAAGGTGCAGATATTTTATTTGATAAAATCACCGTTACAGGAAGCGAAAATGTGATTATGGCAGCTGCCCTAGCACAAGGGAAAACACATATTATTAATGCTGCAAAAGAACCTGAAGTTGTGCAATTATGCGAGATTCTATCTAGTAGTGGCGTAAGGATTGAGGGTATTGGTGGCAATGAGCTTATTATTTATGGCACAGGCGGAGAATTGCTCAATTTTGCACCTATTCGTGTCATACCTGATAGAATTGAAGCAGGGACATATCTTTGCGCTGGGGCGATTACACATTCTTCTATCACATTAGAGAATATTGAAAACAATCATCTTAGTGCTATAACTGATAAATTAGAGGAAATTGGCTTTGGCTTTAACAAAAGTGAGCATTCTTTGACTTTGCTTCCAGCAAAGACACTCAAACCTTTTGAAATTATCACAACTGAATATCCCGGATTCCCTACTGATATGCAAGCACAATTTATGGCATTGGCGACACAATGTGAGGGCACAAGTGTCATTGAAGAGCGTTTATTTGAAAATCGCTTTATGCACGTAAGTGAATTGCAGCGATTGGGTGCGGATATTTCGCTCAAAGGGAATCACGCTACGATTAAGGGCGTTAGTCCATTGGTTGGAGCTGATGTGATGGCGACAGATTTACGCGCGAGTTCTGCATTGGTTGTAGCTTCGCTTGTGAGTGAGGGCACAACAAATATTCATAGAATCTATCATCTTGATAGAGGATATGAAAGTCTTGAGCGCAAGTTGGCACAATTAGGCGTAAATATCGTGCGCCTAAGAAGTTAGATTCTTTTAAGGAGTAAGAAGAAGTGAAAGCAGTAAAAATCATATTTTTAATCCTAATGTGCAAATTGCTCATATTTGAAATTGCTTGGGCTTCAGAAGAATATGATGTGAGAATCTCCTACACAGGCGATAAAAAATCCCCGATTGTCATCAGAACGCAATATTGTAAAGGCACAACGATGAAATGTGGCACACAAATCAAAAAAGCACCTAATGGCAAAGTGATTTTTCGTGCATTTTATGATAAAGATAAATATGAGGGAAAAGTGAGTTCTTATTACCTTGATGGCGGGATTAAAGAAGAGCGTTACTACAATGAGGGAAAAGAAGAGGGCAAACGCGTCCTTTATTTTCCTAATGGCAAAGTGCAGAGTGAGCAAGAATATAAGCTCAATAAGCGCGAGGGTGAGGGCAAAAAATATTATGAATCTGGTGTGTTGCAAGAGAGTTTTATTTATGAAAATAACGAGCGCGAGGGTGTGAGAGCAGAGTTTGATAAAAATGGTGTGCTACAATATGAGACGCTTTATAAAAAAGGTAAGAAACAATGGATGAAGCATTATGATGAAAAAGGCACAATGATTGAGGAGAAAAATTGTCGTTGGCAAACTTGTTATTAAATTTATCACAGAGGAGGGATAATGAGTATTTGGTATGCTAGAATCAAACAGGGGATAAATAAAAAATTAGTGCTTATGGGTAGTATAAGTGTGTTGATACTAGGAGGTTGTGTAGGTGAGCAAGTTGCCTTACCACAGGATTCTCAAATACACAATCAAACTTCTCCAAAAAACAAACATACTCCTTTGAGTACGCAGCAAAAACCACTTCCTGCCACAATACAAGAATCAAATCAGAAACCCTCCTATTCTCAAGCAGCACTTGAAAAAATTGTTGGGGAGCAAAGCACAGGGGAAGTGCGCGATAATGGACGCACTTTTAGGGCAGAAATCACCTATAAACCGGGCACGAAAATCAAGCACGGCAAAGAGGTTTTGTATTACCTCAATGGCACAATGGCGCAGCGAGCATTTTATGTTGATGGCAAAAAAGAAGATGTGTTTGAGATTTTTAGTGAAAAAGGTATTCTTATTTATCAAGCGCATTATAGTGCGGGGCAGCTCAATGGCTTGTGTCGTATGTTTGATGTTGCTAATGGTAATATTAAGAGTGAGATGAATTTTGTAAGGGGTATTCAAGAGGGGCAAACGAATATTTATAATACGGCAGGGAAACTTTGGTATCAGCTCCAATACAAGCAGGGCAAAAAAGAGGGTGTTGCAAAAGAATTTGATGAAAATGGCAGGGTAGTGCGTGAAGTGCGTTATGCCAATGATAAAGAGATAAAATAGTTTTAACATTTTTTTAAAAATTTACGATACTATATCAAATTGACAAAATGCAGGGGGGGGGATTATGAAAATATATCCTTATTTGTTATTTTTTAGTGCAATGGCGAGTGCAGTCTTTGGGGAAGAGACACAAAAATCTATGATGAGCGTGGAGGTTGATGGGCTTAATCGTAATGTATGGCAGATAGATAAAAAAGTATTTGAGGATAAAGGCTATTATTCCACAGAGGATATTTTCCGCTACACACCTTTTGTTGGGCTATCTAATCTTGGGTTAGGAGGGAATCTTGATTTGAGAGGGCAGGGCAATCACGCAAACACTTCGGTGCAGGTGCTGATAAATGGTGTGTATAGCAATATGCTTGATTCTCATCATAATTCTATACTTGCCCTCACACCCCTTAATACTCTTACGCCACAAAGTATAGAATCTATTGAGATTTTGCCCGGTGGTGGAGCTGTGATGTATGGCAGTGGCACACGAGGCGGAGTTGTGAATATTATCACGCAAAGGCGATATGAGCAGCCATTTTTCTCCACAGGGCTAAGCTATGGCAATGTCATCGCTTCCACAGGTAATAATTATAATGCTCACGCAAAATATGGCGCAAAAATAGGAGAGAGTGCTTATATTTCGCTCGGGGCGGCATATATCAATCGTGGAGGTCCTAGAGAGGGTGATAAAATAAATGGAGCACAAGTAGATATGAGTATGGTTAAAGATTTTAGCGGGGGGGGGGTCATCTCTTAGCTTTGATATAGATTATTTTTATGGACATATTTATACTACCCCATATAATTCATTTGCGGACATACCAAATCCTACAAAAGCACATAGGAAACTTAGCGGTGATGGTAGCCTCCACAATACGCAACAACGGCTTGATATGAGTCTTGGGTTTAAGAGTGGGCTTAGTGAAAATGCGACATTTGATATAAAAGCGTTTTATCATCTCAATAGAATCAAATATGGCAATGCTCACATCAATATGGCTCATTTAGAAATAGAGAATCAGCCAAGTGGTAGCAGTGGCGGTGGAGGTAGTAATGACTTACGCTTTAATCATTTGGTTGCTGACCAAAGTGGCTCTTTGTTTGATGACCAAAAGGTAGGATTACTTGCCAAATATGACTTAAGGCACAGCAATGGACGCTTTATCGCAGGAGTAGAATCTCTATATAATTATGCCAAGCGCAATATGATTGCGAATGTTTCCTCAACAGGTCCGATTGGTAAATATCATCACGATTCGGATATTTCTTTAAATGGTTCAAAATGGAGTAATGCTCTCTATGCTTTAGAAAAATATGATTTTACGCAGAGATTTTCTCTCACAGGTGGAGCGCGATATGAATTTGCCTCTTATCATACATTTGTTCATAATATACAACAAATTATGGCAGAGAGACACATAAACCTAAGTAGTATTGATAGCACCAAAACTCATCATACCTCTTTACATAATTTTGCCCTAGAGTTTAGCCCTCATTTTGCGTATTCAGATTCTGGCAATGTCTCTGCCAAATATGAGCGAGGATTTTTCTCTCCAAGTTCTCATTCTTTGATCGGATATGTCGGCGGAGAATATAATAATGCGATACAACCAGATGGTTTTGTTCTTATTGAAGTAAAAAATATCAATAATGGAGTGTATGTTACAAGTAATATTCCTAAAAAAGAAACTTATGATAGCTTTGAGTTGGTGTGGAAAGATATTTTTTGGGATAAGGTGATGCTAAGTGCAAATGCGTTTTACACGCTTACCCATAATGAATTTAACACCACAGGTAATTTTTATGCTCTTGGCACAAAAGGCACTTGGATAAGCAATTATAACAAGACGCAAAGAAGTGGTATAGAGCTATTTTCTCAGCAGTATTTCTTTGAGGGTAAATTCAATTTAAGTCAGAGCTTTACTTATATTGATGCGCGCATTAAAGATAAGGGTTTGAATGCTAATGTAAGAATCCCCTATGTGAGCAACTACAAAGGCACTTTTGGTATTTCACTCGCGCTTGGTAAGCATTGGAATGTGTGGAGTCAAAATACATTCTATGGGAATCAAAAAGATATAAGCGGTGAGAGTATGAAGGCGTATCATCTCACAGATATAGGCGTAAATGCTAGATTTGGCGATTTATCATTAAATGCGGGCGTGCGAAATGTGTTTGATACCTTTTATTATAGCTATTATAATAATGATAGCAGATTATATCACACACTTGCAGGAAATGGGACACTTGCCGGATATGGATTCTTAATCGGGCAGGGGCGCAGTGCATTTATTGAGGGACGATACACATTTTAGGAGTCGTTTAAGTTTCTTGGTTTGCTTTGAGTGAATCTTTAATCGCCTTGTGAAATAAATTGAGGCAATAAAATGGATTCTAAAAATTTCAAATTTTAGATTGATATGTTGAAATTAAGAAATTAATTAAAAAATAGAAATTGTTATTAATATTTGTGTAAAAATCTCATAGTCCCATTTATAATGCCCACTCTCCACAAATCCTCATAATGTGTAATCCTACATTTACTACCTATAATGAATTAATAAAGCAATATTTAGATTTTTTATTTTAGATTTTTAGATTCTCTGATTGTTTTCTTTCTATAATTAATAACAATTCTTAAGATTGATTTTATATCTTTTATTATATATTTTCGCCCATAAATTGTAGATGTCAAAAAGGAGAGGTAATGAAAAAATATTGTTCTTATGCACTCTTGTGTGCTGTATTTCAAGCATCTTTGGGAGATGAGGCAAAAAACTCTGAAAGTGTGCAAAGCCAAGTCAGGCTAGATAAATCAATCGTGCGTGCTTCTATGATGAGCACAAAACTTGATGAGCTTAATCGTAATGTGTATGAGATTGATAAGGAGAGTATTTTGGACAAAGGCTATCGTTCAACAGAGGATATTTTCCGCTACACGCCTTTTGTTGGGTTGGCAAATGTTGGCTTAGGAGGGAATCTTGATTTGAGAGGGCAGGGCAATCGTGCCAATACTTCGGTGCAAGTGCTGATAAATGGCGTGTACGCAAATATGCTTGATAGTTCTCACGGCGTAACGCCACTGAATACGCTCTCCCCTAGCAGTATAGAATCTATTGAGATTTTGCCCGGTGGCGGAGCTGTGATGTATGGGAATGGCACACGAGGCGGGGTAGTCAATATCATCACACAAAGGCGATATGAGCAGCCATTTTTCTCTGCGGGGCTAAGTTATAGCAATATCCTTGCTTCCACAGGTAATAATTATAATGCTGATGCGAAGTTTGGCACAAAAATAGGTGAGGACACTTATCTCTCACTCGGGGCGGCATATATCAATCGTGGAGGTCCTAGAGTTGGGGATAAAACAAGCGGAGCTCAAGTAAATATGGGTGTTATCAAAGACTTTTCGGGGGGGGGGCGTTCATCTCTTAGCTTTGATATAGATTATTTTTATGGGTTGATTGATACCACACCTAATAACTCCTTTATGGATATATCAAATCCTACAAAAAATGATAGGAAAAGAGCAGGAAATGGGGATTTTCACAATACACAACAACGACTTGATGTGAGTGTAGGTTATAAGTCTCAAGTAAGTGAAAATGCGACATTTGATATTAAAGCCTTTTATCATCTTAATAGAATTAAATATGTGGATTCTATTACGAATCTTACGAATTATCGTTATAACAATATGATTACTTTTACCCGCACTTCTGCTGACCAAAGTGGCTCTTTGTTTGATGACCAAAAGGTAGGGTTGAGCGCCAAATATGACTTAAGGCACAGCAATGGACGCTTTGTTCTAGGCTTAGAATCTCTTTATAGTCGTGGTAAGCGCACAATGGAACAAGTTATTAACGCCACAGGGGGAAGTGGAAATATGCAGGGACAAAGCATAAGCAATGCAAGTTATTTCCACCCGATGAGTATCCCATTTGTAGGGACAAAATGGAGTAATGCTCTTTATGCTTTAGAAAAATATGATTTTACACAGAGATTTTCTCTCACAGGTGGAGCGCGTTATGAAAATGCCCTCTATGATGTCAATGTAGAGAATATACAAAGAATAAATGTAAATATGGGGCAACAACAAATTAATACAAGTTCTTCTACCAAAGGCTCTCTTAAAGATTCGCTACATAATTTTGCCCTAGAGATGAGTCCAAATTATCACTATTCAGATTCTGGTAATATATATGCCAAATATGAGCGAGGATTTTTCTCGCCATCTCCAAACTCTATGCTTCAAAGAGTGAGCATAAATCGTGTATCACAATATACCAATACCAATTTGAAACAAGAGAGCTATGATACTTTTGAAGTGGGCTTTAAGGATTTTTTTGGTGAAGTAGCAATGATAAGCGCGAGTGGATTTTATACCTTGACACATAATGAGTTTTATACCATTGGTAATGCCCATAGTGCAAGTGGCGTGTGGTATGGAAATTATGATAAAACACAAAGAATTGGGGTAGAGCTGTTTTCGCAGCAGTATTTCTTTGGCGGGAGATTATCTTTGAGCGAGAGCTTTACTTATATTGATGCGCGGATTCTCAAAAATAATGGTGTGAGCGTGAAAGATAGAATCCCCTATGTGAGCAACTACAAAGGCACTTTTGGGATTAATCTCGCACTAGGTAAGCATTGGAATGTGTGGAGTCAAAATACATTCTATGGGAATCAAAAAGATATAAGCGGTGAGAGTATGAAGGCTTATAGCTTGACAGATATAGGCTTAAGTGGGAAATTTGGGGATTTATCTTTAAGCGGTGGCGTGCGAAATGTGTTTGATACTTTCTATTATAGCTATTATAATGGGGATTCTAGTGATAGCATCGCAGGATATGGATTCTTAATCGGGCAGGGGCGCAGTGCATTTATTGAGGGACGATGGAGCTTTTAAAAAGTTAGTAATGCTTGACTTTCATCGGAGATAAGAGTATAATAACGGCGGTTCTTTTATGAACCCTGATGAACTCTTGTTCATTTGAGCCTCCTTTATTGAAATATAAGGACTTAAACTTAAACCAAGGAATCTAGGAGATTGACTATCTCCTAGAACACTTCGTTTCATACATTTTCCACCCGATGAGTTATAATACATTTTAGATGAATGCTTTTAAGGGGATAAGAATGCCAAAACTTGTAGTATTTAGTGGAGCAGGATTAAGCGCAGAATCCGGACTAGAAACATTTAGAGACAATGGCGGATTATGGGCGCAGTATGACCCTATGAAAGTGTGTAATTATGAAAATTGGCTAGAAAATTTTGCTCTCGTGCATAGATTCTATAATTTGCGGCGTGAAGAACTAGGCAAAGTCCAACCTAATGCTATGCACAAGTTTTTAGCTACGCTTCCTCATAGTCTTAAAGTAAAGCAAGATATAGAGGTGATTCACATCACACAAAATGTTGATGATTTGTTAGAGCGCGCTGGAGTGAGCAATGTAATACATCTTCACGGGGAGCTATGCAAAATTATATGCCCTAAATGTGAGCATATTTTTGATATAGGTTATACGCATTTTGAGCCGCATAATTGCCCAAATTGCGATTATACAAAGCTCAAGCCTTTTATTGTATTTTTTTATGAACGCGCACCTAAATATATGATGATGCACGATATTTTTGCACAGCTTGGAAGTAGGGATTGCGTGTTAGTCATTGGCACAAGCGGTAATGTGGTAGATATTAGTAGCATTATCGCTCTTAGAGGGAATAGCACAAAAATTGGTTATACGATTCTCAATAATTTGCAACCTTGTCCTAGCATTGCAGAATCTGTATTTGATAAGATTTTTTATAAGCCAACTACACAAGCGATACCAGAGATACAGCAAGAATTACGGCACTTTTTTGCTTCTTAGGTGTGAATGATACCAAGATTCTAGCTCATACGAGAGAAATGCTCTATGGCAGTAGCAAGTTCATTGAGCGTTTTGTCAATATCATCTGTTTCATTATGGATACTATCGCGCACACAATGATTGATATGCCCCTCAAGCACGATTTGCCCGACTTTATGCAACGCACTTTTGGCGGCATTAAGTTGGATAAGCACATCAGGGCAGGGAGCATTATCGCTTATCATTTTATCAATGCCATTAAGCTGTCCAATGATTTTTTTAAGTCGTTTGTGTATATTGTGCATTGTTTTGTGTTCAAGCATAGATTCTCCTTTGTGCTGTTTCTTTAAATACGCCGATAGCTTAGGGCTTCAAGTAAATGAGCCTTAGCTATATGTTCCTCTTGGGCTAAGTCCGCAATGGTGCGCGCTACCTTTTTGAGTTTATTTTGTGCGCGATAAGAGAGAGAAAAACGCACACTCGCTTGTTGGAGCAAACTTTGGGAATCCTCATTAAGCACACAAAATTGTTCAATGTCTTTTTCATCAAGTTTGCCATTAAAGGTTTTTTGTCCTCGCTTTTTTTGCATTTTAAAGGCATCAAAAACCATTTTTTGCATACTCAGAGAATCTAGTCCTGTTTGCGTTTGCCGCTCCTCTTGTTCGCTCATTTGGACAAATAAATCAATTCTATCAAGGAAAGGTTCAGAAAGCCTTGAGCGATAGAGATTAATCTCTCTTTCTTGGCAGCGACACTCTTTATTTTTGCTCAAAAGATTCCCACAAGGACAAGGATTAAGCGCACCTACAAACATAAAATTTGTATCGTATTCAAGCTTAGAATGCACGCGAGAGATAGCAAGTTTATTGTTTTCAAGTGGCTCACGCAAAGATTCTAAAATATCTTTTTTAAAATGCGGCAATTCATCAAAAAATAAAATACCATTATGCGCCAAAGCAACTTCACCGGGCTTGACTTCAAACTGCGTAGCCGAACCAAGGATACTTGATTTGCTCGCACTTTGGTGAGGATTGCGAAATGGACGCAAAGGCGTATAATGAGTACTTTGTTTATTGAGTGCTTGAGCTTTGACATTTTCTATCATCTCCTGCATAGAGCTAGGGGGCAAAATATATAAGAGTCGTTTGGCAATCATACTTTTACCACAGCCGGGCGAACCCTCCATAATAAAATTATGGAAGCCTGCTGCTGCAATGAGTGCGGCTCGTTTAGCAATGTCTTGTCCGCATACTTGTTTAAAATCATAGCTAAAATCATCTTGATAGAAATATGTTTTTCCTTCATACTCAAAATGTTTGAATCCAAGTGTGCTTTGAAATGTTTGAGGTTGTGCAGTTGTGTGTAATTGTGGATTATTGAGTGTCTCAATGGCTTCTTGTAAATGTGAAGCAAAATAAAATGTGAGGTTGGGGATTGGGCTAAGCAATTCTTTGGCACACAGAGGCACAATAACCTTTGCATTAGGGTGGAGCAGGGC includes the following:
- a CDS encoding TonB-dependent receptor, whose product is MYTTPYNSFADIPNPTKAHRKLSGDGSLHNTQQRLDMSLGFKSGLSENATFDIKAFYHLNRIKYGNAHINMAHLEIENQPSGSSGGGGSNDLRFNHLVADQSGSLFDDQKVGLLAKYDLRHSNGRFIAGVESLYNYAKRNMIANVSSTGPIGKYHHDSDISLNGSKWSNALYALEKYDFTQRFSLTGGARYEFASYHTFVHNIQQIMAERHINLSSIDSTKTHHTSLHNFALEFSPHFAYSDSGNVSAKYERGFFSPSSHSLIGYVGGEYNNAIQPDGFVLIEVKNINNGVYVTSNIPKKETYDSFELVWKDIFWDKVMLSANAFYTLTHNEFNTTGNFYALGTKGTWISNYNKTQRSGIELFSQQYFFEGKFNLSQSFTYIDARIKDKGLNANVRIPYVSNYKGTFGISLALGKHWNVWSQNTFYGNQKDISGESMKAYHLTDIGVNARFGDLSLNAGVRNVFDTFYYSYYNNDSRLYHTLAGNGTLAGYGFLIGQGRSAFIEGRYTF
- a CDS encoding TonB-dependent receptor: MKKYCSYALLCAVFQASLGDEAKNSESVQSQVRLDKSIVRASMMSTKLDELNRNVYEIDKESILDKGYRSTEDIFRYTPFVGLANVGLGGNLDLRGQGNRANTSVQVLINGVYANMLDSSHGVTPLNTLSPSSIESIEILPGGGAVMYGNGTRGGVVNIITQRRYEQPFFSAGLSYSNILASTGNNYNADAKFGTKIGEDTYLSLGAAYINRGGPRVGDKTSGAQVNMGVIKDFSGGGRSSLSFDIDYFYGLIDTTPNNSFMDISNPTKNDRKRAGNGDFHNTQQRLDVSVGYKSQVSENATFDIKAFYHLNRIKYVDSITNLTNYRYNNMITFTRTSADQSGSLFDDQKVGLSAKYDLRHSNGRFVLGLESLYSRGKRTMEQVINATGGSGNMQGQSISNASYFHPMSIPFVGTKWSNALYALEKYDFTQRFSLTGGARYENALYDVNVENIQRINVNMGQQQINTSSSTKGSLKDSLHNFALEMSPNYHYSDSGNIYAKYERGFFSPSPNSMLQRVSINRVSQYTNTNLKQESYDTFEVGFKDFFGEVAMISASGFYTLTHNEFYTIGNAHSASGVWYGNYDKTQRIGVELFSQQYFFGGRLSLSESFTYIDARILKNNGVSVKDRIPYVSNYKGTFGINLALGKHWNVWSQNTFYGNQKDISGESMKAYSLTDIGLSGKFGDLSLSGGVRNVFDTFYYSYYNGDSSDSIAGYGFLIGQGRSAFIEGRWSF
- a CDS encoding TonB-dependent receptor plug domain-containing protein; translated protein: MKIYPYLLFFSAMASAVFGEETQKSMMSVEVDGLNRNVWQIDKKVFEDKGYYSTEDIFRYTPFVGLSNLGLGGNLDLRGQGNHANTSVQVLINGVYSNMLDSHHNSILALTPLNTLTPQSIESIEILPGGGAVMYGSGTRGGVVNIITQRRYEQPFFSTGLSYGNVIASTGNNYNAHAKYGAKIGESAYISLGAAYINRGGPREGDKINGAQVDMSMVKDFSGGGVIS
- a CDS encoding SIR2 family NAD-dependent protein deacylase — protein: MPKLVVFSGAGLSAESGLETFRDNGGLWAQYDPMKVCNYENWLENFALVHRFYNLRREELGKVQPNAMHKFLATLPHSLKVKQDIEVIHITQNVDDLLERAGVSNVIHLHGELCKIICPKCEHIFDIGYTHFEPHNCPNCDYTKLKPFIVFFYERAPKYMMMHDIFAQLGSRDCVLVIGTSGNVVDISSIIALRGNSTKIGYTILNNLQPCPSIAESVFDKIFYKPTTQAIPEIQQELRHFFAS
- a CDS encoding metal-sensing transcriptional repressor; the encoded protein is MLEHKTMHNIHKRLKKIIGQLNGIDKMISDNAPCPDVLIQLNAAKSALHKVGQIVLEGHINHCVRDSIHNETDDIDKTLNELATAIEHFSRMS
- a CDS encoding toxin-antitoxin system YwqK family antitoxin, which codes for MKAVKIIFLILMCKLLIFEIAWASEEYDVRISYTGDKKSPIVIRTQYCKGTTMKCGTQIKKAPNGKVIFRAFYDKDKYEGKVSSYYLDGGIKEERYYNEGKEEGKRVLYFPNGKVQSEQEYKLNKREGEGKKYYESGVLQESFIYENNEREGVRAEFDKNGVLQYETLYKKGKKQWMKHYDEKGTMIEEKNCRWQTCY
- a CDS encoding YifB family Mg chelatase-like AAA ATPase, which encodes MVNTILSATSFGTAAKIVEVEATFTRGLPHFSITGLAHSSIQESKQRVQSALANNGITLPPMKININLSPSDLPKSGGHFDLPIALALQKQTENLVQWFAFGELGLDGSIKYLDSIYPLLLDIALLHPNAKVIVPLCAKELLSPIPNLTFYFASHLQEAIETLNNPQLHTTAQPQTFQSTLGFKHFEYEGKTYFYQDDFSYDFKQVCGQDIAKRAALIAAAGFHNFIMEGSPGCGKSMIAKRLLYILPPSSMQEMIENVKAQALNKQSTHYTPLRPFRNPHQSASKSSILGSATQFEVKPGEVALAHNGILFFDELPHFKKDILESLREPLENNKLAISRVHSKLEYDTNFMFVGALNPCPCGNLLSKNKECRCQEREINLYRSRLSEPFLDRIDLFVQMSEQEERQTQTGLDSLSMQKMVFDAFKMQKKRGQKTFNGKLDEKDIEQFCVLNEDSQSLLQQASVRFSLSYRAQNKLKKVARTIADLAQEEHIAKAHLLEALSYRRI
- a CDS encoding toxin-antitoxin system YwqK family antitoxin, with the translated sequence MSIWYARIKQGINKKLVLMGSISVLILGGCVGEQVALPQDSQIHNQTSPKNKHTPLSTQQKPLPATIQESNQKPSYSQAALEKIVGEQSTGEVRDNGRTFRAEITYKPGTKIKHGKEVLYYLNGTMAQRAFYVDGKKEDVFEIFSEKGILIYQAHYSAGQLNGLCRMFDVANGNIKSEMNFVRGIQEGQTNIYNTAGKLWYQLQYKQGKKEGVAKEFDENGRVVREVRYANDKEIK
- the murA gene encoding UDP-N-acetylglucosamine 1-carboxyvinyltransferase, coding for MDYLQIKKSPSLQGKVSISGAKNSALPILAATLLSQNEVTIHNLPDVADVKTLAKLLEHLGVNITWHNPTSLTCHAQNIVHQRAIYDIVRKMRASILVLGPLLSRFGYCEVSLPGGCAIGARPVDLHIKAMEKMGANIQIKGGYIIAEAKGGLKGADILFDKITVTGSENVIMAAALAQGKTHIINAAKEPEVVQLCEILSSSGVRIEGIGGNELIIYGTGGELLNFAPIRVIPDRIEAGTYLCAGAITHSSITLENIENNHLSAITDKLEEIGFGFNKSEHSLTLLPAKTLKPFEIITTEYPGFPTDMQAQFMALATQCEGTSVIEERLFENRFMHVSELQRLGADISLKGNHATIKGVSPLVGADVMATDLRASSALVVASLVSEGTTNIHRIYHLDRGYESLERKLAQLGVNIVRLRS